The Mustela erminea isolate mMusErm1 chromosome 18, mMusErm1.Pri, whole genome shotgun sequence genome has a window encoding:
- the ALDH3A2 gene encoding aldehyde dehydrogenase family 3 member A2 isoform X1 — protein MESRIQRVRDAFASGRSRPLRFRLQQLEALRRMVQEREKDILQAIGADLCKSEFNAYSQEVITILGELDLVLENLPEWVTATPAKKNLLTMLDEAYVQPEPLGVVLIIGAWNYPFVLTIQPLIGAIAAGNAVIIKPSELSEKTAQLLAKLLPQYLDQELYAVINGGIPETTELLKQRFDHILYTGNTAVGRIVMEAAAKHLTPVTLELGGKSPCYIDTDCDLDVACRRITWGKYMNCGQTCIAPDYVLCEPSLQHQIVQKIKETVKEFYGENIKESPDYERIINLRHFKRILNLLEGQKIAFGGETDEATRYVAPTILTDVDPEARVMQEEIFGPILPIVPVKDADEAIKFINSREKPLAFYIFSHNDKLVRRMIDGTSSGGVTANDVIMHFTLSSLPFGGVGSSGMGAYHGKYSFDTFSHQRPCLLKSLKREGANKLRYPPNSQSKVDWAKFFILKRFNRGKLGLLLLALLGVVAAVLLKLRLRCPVSSDDHRSHGPALSLRVRPDTTEERSYSNSWLPLPNYSSVKQLMNQSF, from the exons ATGGAGAGCCGAATCCAGCGAGTTCGCGACGCGTTCGCGTCCGGCCGGTCGCGCCCGCTGAGGTTCCGGCTGCAGCAGCTCGAGGCCCTGCGCAGGATGGTACAGGAGCGCGAGAAGGACATCCTGCAGGCCATCGGCGCCGATCTGTGCAAG AGTGAATTCAACGCATACAGTCAGGAAGTCATTACCATTCTTGGCGAACTGGATCTTGTGCTGGAGAATCTTCCTGAATGGGTTACTGCCACGCCAGCCAAGAAGAACTTGCTGACCATGCTGGATGAGGCCTATGTCCAGCCAGAGCCCCTGGGAGTCGTACTCATCATCGGAGCTTGGAACTACCCCTTTGTTCTCACCATTCAGCCTCTGATTGGAGCCATTGCTGCAG GAAATGCTGTCATTATCAAGCCTTCTGAACTAAGTGAAAAAACAGCTCAGCTCTTGGCCAAACTCCTTCCGCAGTATTTGGACCAG GAATTGTATGCCGTGATTAACGGTGGCATCCCTGAAACCACGGAGCTCCTGAAACAGCGGTTTGACCACATCCTCTATACGGGGAACACGGCTGTTGGGAGGATTGTCATGGAAGCCGCTGCCAAGCACTTGACCCCCGTGACACTTGAGCTGGGAGGCAAGAGCCCGTGTTACATCGACACAGATTGTGACCTGGATGTTGCCTGCCG GCGCATAACTTGGGGGAAATACATGAATTGTGGCCAAACCTGCATTGCTCCTGACTATGTCCTCTGTGAACCGTCCCTCCAGCATCAAATTGTGCAGAAGATTAAGGAAACCGTGAAG GAATTTTAtggtgaaaatataaaagaatctcCCGATTATGAGAGGATCATCAACCTTCGTCATTTTAAGAGGATACTAAATTTGCTGGAAGGACAGAAGATCGCTTTCGGTGGGGAGACCGATGAGGCCACACGCTACGTAG CCCCAACGATCCTTACTGACGTCGATCCTGAAGCCAGGGTGATGCAAGAAGAAATTTTCGGGCCCATTCTTCCCATCGTGCCTGTGAAGGATGCCGACGAGGCCATAAAGTTCATCAACAGCCGTGAAAAGCCACTGGCCTTCTACATCTTTTCTCACAATGATAAG CTCGTCAGACGGATGATCGACGGCACGTCCAGCGGCGGCGTCACGGCCAACGACGTCATCATGCACTTCACCCTCAGCTCGCTGCCCTTTGGGGGTGTAG GTTCTAGCGGAATGGGAGCTTACCATGGGAAGTACAGTTTTGATACCTTCTCTCATCAGCGGCCCTGTCTGCTGAAGAGTTTAAAGAGGGAAGGTGCTAACAAGCTCAGGTATCCTCCCAACAGCCAGTCAAAGGTGGATTGGGCAAAATTCTTCATCCTGAAGCGCTTCAACAGAGGAAAACTCGGTCTGCTGTTGCTGGCTCTCCTGGGTGTTGTGGCGGCCGTGCTGCTCAAG CTCAGACTGCGTTGTCCCGTAAGCAGTGACGACCACAGATCCCACGGCCCAGCTCTGTCTTTAAGAGTGAG gCCAGATACTACTGAAGAAAGATCCTATTCAAACTCCTGGTTGCCTCTACCGAATTATTCCTCTGTTAAACAGTTAATGAACCAATCATTTTAA
- the ALDH3A2 gene encoding aldehyde dehydrogenase family 3 member A2 isoform X5: MESRIQRVRDAFASGRSRPLRFRLQQLEALRRMVQEREKDILQAIGADLCKSEFNAYSQEVITILGELDLVLENLPEWVTATPAKKNLLTMLDEAYVQPEPLGVVLIIGAWNYPFVLTIQPLIGAIAAGNAVIIKPSELSEKTAQLLAKLLPQYLDQELYAVINGGIPETTELLKQRFDHILYTGNTAVGRIVMEAAAKHLTPVTLELGGKSPCYIDTDCDLDVACRRITWGKYMNCGQTCIAPDYVLCEPSLQHQIVQKIKETVKEFYGENIKESPDYERIINLRHFKRILNLLEGQKIAFGGETDEATRYVAPTILTDVDPEARVMQEEIFGPILPIVPVKDADEAIKFINSREKPLAFYIFSHNDKLVRRMIDGTSSGGVTANDVIMHFTLSSLPFGGVGSSGMGAYHGKYSFDTFSHQRPCLLKSLKREGANKLRYPPNSQSKVDWAKFFILKRFNRGKLGLLLLALLGVVAAVLLKARYY, translated from the exons ATGGAGAGCCGAATCCAGCGAGTTCGCGACGCGTTCGCGTCCGGCCGGTCGCGCCCGCTGAGGTTCCGGCTGCAGCAGCTCGAGGCCCTGCGCAGGATGGTACAGGAGCGCGAGAAGGACATCCTGCAGGCCATCGGCGCCGATCTGTGCAAG AGTGAATTCAACGCATACAGTCAGGAAGTCATTACCATTCTTGGCGAACTGGATCTTGTGCTGGAGAATCTTCCTGAATGGGTTACTGCCACGCCAGCCAAGAAGAACTTGCTGACCATGCTGGATGAGGCCTATGTCCAGCCAGAGCCCCTGGGAGTCGTACTCATCATCGGAGCTTGGAACTACCCCTTTGTTCTCACCATTCAGCCTCTGATTGGAGCCATTGCTGCAG GAAATGCTGTCATTATCAAGCCTTCTGAACTAAGTGAAAAAACAGCTCAGCTCTTGGCCAAACTCCTTCCGCAGTATTTGGACCAG GAATTGTATGCCGTGATTAACGGTGGCATCCCTGAAACCACGGAGCTCCTGAAACAGCGGTTTGACCACATCCTCTATACGGGGAACACGGCTGTTGGGAGGATTGTCATGGAAGCCGCTGCCAAGCACTTGACCCCCGTGACACTTGAGCTGGGAGGCAAGAGCCCGTGTTACATCGACACAGATTGTGACCTGGATGTTGCCTGCCG GCGCATAACTTGGGGGAAATACATGAATTGTGGCCAAACCTGCATTGCTCCTGACTATGTCCTCTGTGAACCGTCCCTCCAGCATCAAATTGTGCAGAAGATTAAGGAAACCGTGAAG GAATTTTAtggtgaaaatataaaagaatctcCCGATTATGAGAGGATCATCAACCTTCGTCATTTTAAGAGGATACTAAATTTGCTGGAAGGACAGAAGATCGCTTTCGGTGGGGAGACCGATGAGGCCACACGCTACGTAG CCCCAACGATCCTTACTGACGTCGATCCTGAAGCCAGGGTGATGCAAGAAGAAATTTTCGGGCCCATTCTTCCCATCGTGCCTGTGAAGGATGCCGACGAGGCCATAAAGTTCATCAACAGCCGTGAAAAGCCACTGGCCTTCTACATCTTTTCTCACAATGATAAG CTCGTCAGACGGATGATCGACGGCACGTCCAGCGGCGGCGTCACGGCCAACGACGTCATCATGCACTTCACCCTCAGCTCGCTGCCCTTTGGGGGTGTAG GTTCTAGCGGAATGGGAGCTTACCATGGGAAGTACAGTTTTGATACCTTCTCTCATCAGCGGCCCTGTCTGCTGAAGAGTTTAAAGAGGGAAGGTGCTAACAAGCTCAGGTATCCTCCCAACAGCCAGTCAAAGGTGGATTGGGCAAAATTCTTCATCCTGAAGCGCTTCAACAGAGGAAAACTCGGTCTGCTGTTGCTGGCTCTCCTGGGTGTTGTGGCGGCCGTGCTGCTCAAG gCCAGATACTACTGA
- the ALDH3A2 gene encoding aldehyde dehydrogenase family 3 member A2 isoform X4, producing MESRIQRVRDAFASGRSRPLRFRLQQLEALRRMVQEREKDILQAIGADLCKSEFNAYSQEVITILGELDLVLENLPEWVTATPAKKNLLTMLDEAYVQPEPLGVVLIIGAWNYPFVLTIQPLIGAIAAGNAVIIKPSELSEKTAQLLAKLLPQYLDQELYAVINGGIPETTELLKQRFDHILYTGNTAVGRIVMEAAAKHLTPVTLELGGKSPCYIDTDCDLDVACRRITWGKYMNCGQTCIAPDYVLCEPSLQHQIVQKIKETVKEFYGENIKESPDYERIINLRHFKRILNLLEGQKIAFGGETDEATRYVAPTILTDVDPEARVMQEEIFGPILPIVPVKDADEAIKFINSREKPLAFYIFSHNDKLVRRMIDGTSSGGVTANDVIMHFTLSSLPFGGVGSSGMGAYHGKYSFDTFSHQRPCLLKSLKREGANKLRYPPNSQSKVDWAKFFILKRFNRGKLGLLLLALLGVVAAVLLKKHKAVLRRKALLIFLAAQTALSRKQ from the exons ATGGAGAGCCGAATCCAGCGAGTTCGCGACGCGTTCGCGTCCGGCCGGTCGCGCCCGCTGAGGTTCCGGCTGCAGCAGCTCGAGGCCCTGCGCAGGATGGTACAGGAGCGCGAGAAGGACATCCTGCAGGCCATCGGCGCCGATCTGTGCAAG AGTGAATTCAACGCATACAGTCAGGAAGTCATTACCATTCTTGGCGAACTGGATCTTGTGCTGGAGAATCTTCCTGAATGGGTTACTGCCACGCCAGCCAAGAAGAACTTGCTGACCATGCTGGATGAGGCCTATGTCCAGCCAGAGCCCCTGGGAGTCGTACTCATCATCGGAGCTTGGAACTACCCCTTTGTTCTCACCATTCAGCCTCTGATTGGAGCCATTGCTGCAG GAAATGCTGTCATTATCAAGCCTTCTGAACTAAGTGAAAAAACAGCTCAGCTCTTGGCCAAACTCCTTCCGCAGTATTTGGACCAG GAATTGTATGCCGTGATTAACGGTGGCATCCCTGAAACCACGGAGCTCCTGAAACAGCGGTTTGACCACATCCTCTATACGGGGAACACGGCTGTTGGGAGGATTGTCATGGAAGCCGCTGCCAAGCACTTGACCCCCGTGACACTTGAGCTGGGAGGCAAGAGCCCGTGTTACATCGACACAGATTGTGACCTGGATGTTGCCTGCCG GCGCATAACTTGGGGGAAATACATGAATTGTGGCCAAACCTGCATTGCTCCTGACTATGTCCTCTGTGAACCGTCCCTCCAGCATCAAATTGTGCAGAAGATTAAGGAAACCGTGAAG GAATTTTAtggtgaaaatataaaagaatctcCCGATTATGAGAGGATCATCAACCTTCGTCATTTTAAGAGGATACTAAATTTGCTGGAAGGACAGAAGATCGCTTTCGGTGGGGAGACCGATGAGGCCACACGCTACGTAG CCCCAACGATCCTTACTGACGTCGATCCTGAAGCCAGGGTGATGCAAGAAGAAATTTTCGGGCCCATTCTTCCCATCGTGCCTGTGAAGGATGCCGACGAGGCCATAAAGTTCATCAACAGCCGTGAAAAGCCACTGGCCTTCTACATCTTTTCTCACAATGATAAG CTCGTCAGACGGATGATCGACGGCACGTCCAGCGGCGGCGTCACGGCCAACGACGTCATCATGCACTTCACCCTCAGCTCGCTGCCCTTTGGGGGTGTAG GTTCTAGCGGAATGGGAGCTTACCATGGGAAGTACAGTTTTGATACCTTCTCTCATCAGCGGCCCTGTCTGCTGAAGAGTTTAAAGAGGGAAGGTGCTAACAAGCTCAGGTATCCTCCCAACAGCCAGTCAAAGGTGGATTGGGCAAAATTCTTCATCCTGAAGCGCTTCAACAGAGGAAAACTCGGTCTGCTGTTGCTGGCTCTCCTGGGTGTTGTGGCGGCCGTGCTGCTCAAG AAACACAAGGCTGTGCTGAGGAGAAAGGCCCTGTTGATTTTTCTCGCAGCTCAGACTGCGTTGTCCCGTAAGCAGTGA
- the ALDH3A2 gene encoding aldehyde dehydrogenase family 3 member A2 isoform X2 has translation MESRIQRVRDAFASGRSRPLRFRLQQLEALRRMVQEREKDILQAIGADLCKSEFNAYSQEVITILGELDLVLENLPEWVTATPAKKNLLTMLDEAYVQPEPLGVVLIIGAWNYPFVLTIQPLIGAIAAGNAVIIKPSELSEKTAQLLAKLLPQYLDQELYAVINGGIPETTELLKQRFDHILYTGNTAVGRIVMEAAAKHLTPVTLELGGKSPCYIDTDCDLDVACRRITWGKYMNCGQTCIAPDYVLCEPSLQHQIVQKIKETVKEFYGENIKESPDYERIINLRHFKRILNLLEGQKIAFGGETDEATRYVAPTILTDVDPEARVMQEEIFGPILPIVPVKDADEAIKFINSREKPLAFYIFSHNDKLVRRMIDGTSSGGVTANDVIMHFTLSSLPFGGVGSSGMGAYHGKYSFDTFSHQRPCLLKSLKREGANKLRYPPNSQSKVDWAKFFILKRFNRGKLGLLLLALLGVVAAVLLKLRLRCPVSSDDHRSHGPALSLRVRILKFQVSGSSRTNL, from the exons ATGGAGAGCCGAATCCAGCGAGTTCGCGACGCGTTCGCGTCCGGCCGGTCGCGCCCGCTGAGGTTCCGGCTGCAGCAGCTCGAGGCCCTGCGCAGGATGGTACAGGAGCGCGAGAAGGACATCCTGCAGGCCATCGGCGCCGATCTGTGCAAG AGTGAATTCAACGCATACAGTCAGGAAGTCATTACCATTCTTGGCGAACTGGATCTTGTGCTGGAGAATCTTCCTGAATGGGTTACTGCCACGCCAGCCAAGAAGAACTTGCTGACCATGCTGGATGAGGCCTATGTCCAGCCAGAGCCCCTGGGAGTCGTACTCATCATCGGAGCTTGGAACTACCCCTTTGTTCTCACCATTCAGCCTCTGATTGGAGCCATTGCTGCAG GAAATGCTGTCATTATCAAGCCTTCTGAACTAAGTGAAAAAACAGCTCAGCTCTTGGCCAAACTCCTTCCGCAGTATTTGGACCAG GAATTGTATGCCGTGATTAACGGTGGCATCCCTGAAACCACGGAGCTCCTGAAACAGCGGTTTGACCACATCCTCTATACGGGGAACACGGCTGTTGGGAGGATTGTCATGGAAGCCGCTGCCAAGCACTTGACCCCCGTGACACTTGAGCTGGGAGGCAAGAGCCCGTGTTACATCGACACAGATTGTGACCTGGATGTTGCCTGCCG GCGCATAACTTGGGGGAAATACATGAATTGTGGCCAAACCTGCATTGCTCCTGACTATGTCCTCTGTGAACCGTCCCTCCAGCATCAAATTGTGCAGAAGATTAAGGAAACCGTGAAG GAATTTTAtggtgaaaatataaaagaatctcCCGATTATGAGAGGATCATCAACCTTCGTCATTTTAAGAGGATACTAAATTTGCTGGAAGGACAGAAGATCGCTTTCGGTGGGGAGACCGATGAGGCCACACGCTACGTAG CCCCAACGATCCTTACTGACGTCGATCCTGAAGCCAGGGTGATGCAAGAAGAAATTTTCGGGCCCATTCTTCCCATCGTGCCTGTGAAGGATGCCGACGAGGCCATAAAGTTCATCAACAGCCGTGAAAAGCCACTGGCCTTCTACATCTTTTCTCACAATGATAAG CTCGTCAGACGGATGATCGACGGCACGTCCAGCGGCGGCGTCACGGCCAACGACGTCATCATGCACTTCACCCTCAGCTCGCTGCCCTTTGGGGGTGTAG GTTCTAGCGGAATGGGAGCTTACCATGGGAAGTACAGTTTTGATACCTTCTCTCATCAGCGGCCCTGTCTGCTGAAGAGTTTAAAGAGGGAAGGTGCTAACAAGCTCAGGTATCCTCCCAACAGCCAGTCAAAGGTGGATTGGGCAAAATTCTTCATCCTGAAGCGCTTCAACAGAGGAAAACTCGGTCTGCTGTTGCTGGCTCTCCTGGGTGTTGTGGCGGCCGTGCTGCTCAAG CTCAGACTGCGTTGTCCCGTAAGCAGTGACGACCACAGATCCCACGGCCCAGCTCTGTCTTTAAGAGTGAG GATCTTAAAGTTTCAAGTCAGTGGATCTTCAAGGACAAATCTGTAA
- the ALDH3A2 gene encoding aldehyde dehydrogenase family 3 member A2 isoform X3, with translation MESRIQRVRDAFASGRSRPLRFRLQQLEALRRMVQEREKDILQAIGADLCKSEFNAYSQEVITILGELDLVLENLPEWVTATPAKKNLLTMLDEAYVQPEPLGVVLIIGAWNYPFVLTIQPLIGAIAAGNAVIIKPSELSEKTAQLLAKLLPQYLDQELYAVINGGIPETTELLKQRFDHILYTGNTAVGRIVMEAAAKHLTPVTLELGGKSPCYIDTDCDLDVACRRITWGKYMNCGQTCIAPDYVLCEPSLQHQIVQKIKETVKEFYGENIKESPDYERIINLRHFKRILNLLEGQKIAFGGETDEATRYVAPTILTDVDPEARVMQEEIFGPILPIVPVKDADEAIKFINSREKPLAFYIFSHNDKLVRRMIDGTSSGGVTANDVIMHFTLSSLPFGGVGSSGMGAYHGKYSFDTFSHQRPCLLKSLKREGANKLRYPPNSQSKVDWAKFFILKRFNRGKLGLLLLALLGVVAAVLLKDLKVSSQWIFKDKSVSFLGAQHNAHKFHFAKLQRDP, from the exons ATGGAGAGCCGAATCCAGCGAGTTCGCGACGCGTTCGCGTCCGGCCGGTCGCGCCCGCTGAGGTTCCGGCTGCAGCAGCTCGAGGCCCTGCGCAGGATGGTACAGGAGCGCGAGAAGGACATCCTGCAGGCCATCGGCGCCGATCTGTGCAAG AGTGAATTCAACGCATACAGTCAGGAAGTCATTACCATTCTTGGCGAACTGGATCTTGTGCTGGAGAATCTTCCTGAATGGGTTACTGCCACGCCAGCCAAGAAGAACTTGCTGACCATGCTGGATGAGGCCTATGTCCAGCCAGAGCCCCTGGGAGTCGTACTCATCATCGGAGCTTGGAACTACCCCTTTGTTCTCACCATTCAGCCTCTGATTGGAGCCATTGCTGCAG GAAATGCTGTCATTATCAAGCCTTCTGAACTAAGTGAAAAAACAGCTCAGCTCTTGGCCAAACTCCTTCCGCAGTATTTGGACCAG GAATTGTATGCCGTGATTAACGGTGGCATCCCTGAAACCACGGAGCTCCTGAAACAGCGGTTTGACCACATCCTCTATACGGGGAACACGGCTGTTGGGAGGATTGTCATGGAAGCCGCTGCCAAGCACTTGACCCCCGTGACACTTGAGCTGGGAGGCAAGAGCCCGTGTTACATCGACACAGATTGTGACCTGGATGTTGCCTGCCG GCGCATAACTTGGGGGAAATACATGAATTGTGGCCAAACCTGCATTGCTCCTGACTATGTCCTCTGTGAACCGTCCCTCCAGCATCAAATTGTGCAGAAGATTAAGGAAACCGTGAAG GAATTTTAtggtgaaaatataaaagaatctcCCGATTATGAGAGGATCATCAACCTTCGTCATTTTAAGAGGATACTAAATTTGCTGGAAGGACAGAAGATCGCTTTCGGTGGGGAGACCGATGAGGCCACACGCTACGTAG CCCCAACGATCCTTACTGACGTCGATCCTGAAGCCAGGGTGATGCAAGAAGAAATTTTCGGGCCCATTCTTCCCATCGTGCCTGTGAAGGATGCCGACGAGGCCATAAAGTTCATCAACAGCCGTGAAAAGCCACTGGCCTTCTACATCTTTTCTCACAATGATAAG CTCGTCAGACGGATGATCGACGGCACGTCCAGCGGCGGCGTCACGGCCAACGACGTCATCATGCACTTCACCCTCAGCTCGCTGCCCTTTGGGGGTGTAG GTTCTAGCGGAATGGGAGCTTACCATGGGAAGTACAGTTTTGATACCTTCTCTCATCAGCGGCCCTGTCTGCTGAAGAGTTTAAAGAGGGAAGGTGCTAACAAGCTCAGGTATCCTCCCAACAGCCAGTCAAAGGTGGATTGGGCAAAATTCTTCATCCTGAAGCGCTTCAACAGAGGAAAACTCGGTCTGCTGTTGCTGGCTCTCCTGGGTGTTGTGGCGGCCGTGCTGCTCAAG GATCTTAAAGTTTCAAGTCAGTGGATCTTCAAGGACAAATCTGTAAGTTTCTTAGGTGCACAGCACAATGCACATAAATTCCACTTTGCTAAACTTCAGAGAGATCCCTGA